Below is a genomic region from Desulforhopalus sp..
CATGGATCGGGCTTTAACGTATATTCACGGAATTGGGTTAGTGACTGCCCGGAAGATTTTAGATAAAGTCGATCTTCCGTATACCATGAGCAGTGATGATCTTGGTGGAGACGATGTTAATCGGATCCGTAAAGTTATTGAAGATGAGTATGTTGTTGAAGGAGACCGTAGGCGTGAGGTTTCCATGGACATTAAACGCTTGACAGATATTGGTTGCTATCGCGGCAGGAGACACAGAATGGGGTTACCCTGCAGGGGGCAAAAAACAAAAACCAATGCGAGAACAAGGAAAGGCCCTCGTAAAGGTGCTGCTCGTCGTAAATAATTGAACTTCTACTTGGTATAATTCTATGGCTGTCGCTAAAAAGAGAAAGGTAAAAAAGAATATTCCTGAAGGTATAGTTTTTATATACTCAACCTTTAATAATACAATTGTCACCATTTCCGACAAGCAGGGTAACGTTGTTTCTTGGTGTAGTGCTGGTGTATTAGGTTTTAAAGGTTCACGAAAATCGACTCCTTTTGCTGCTCAAAATGCTCTCACAGACGCTGCAAAGAAGGCCACTGACATTGGAATGAGGAAAGTGGAGGTGAAGGTAAAAGGACCTGGGCCTGGCAGAGAGGCGGCGCTGCGAGCATTGATAACTTCAGGATTAGAAGTCAGCCGTATTTACGATGTAACCCCTGTTCCGCACAATGGATGTAAACCTCCAAAACGTCGTCGAGTATAACGACTGTACTTAAGATTGTTCTACACATAATAAAAATGGAGGCCAAAATTGGCTAGAAATATTGGTGCTGCATGTCGTCGTTGCAGAAGGGAAAACTTGAAGTTGTTTCTGAAAGGTGATCGATGTTTTTCAGATAAATGCTCCTTTGAAAGAAGGGCATTTGGCCCTGGGCAACATGGCCAGGCTAAATTTAAGAAGCAATCTGATTACGCTGTGCAGTTAAGAGAAAAACAAAAAGTAAAGAGCATGTACGGTATGCTCGAGGGGCAATTCCGACTGTTTTTCGAAAAGGCTGAAAAACAGCGTGGAGTAACTGGCGAGAATCTGCTCGTTATGCTCGAGAGGAGGCTAGACAATACCGTATTTCGTGTTGGCTTTGCTTCTTCGCGAAATCAGGCTAGGCAACTTGTTCGTCATAATCACATTCTGGTGAATGGACGAAAAGTTAACATTCCTTCCTTCTTAGTTTCTTCTGGGGATGTCATTTCACTAAAAGAAAAAAGTCGTGCTAATTCAATGATTGTTGAAAACTTTGAGGCGGTCATCAGGAGGGGAGTACCAAGTTGGCTTGAACTGGATAAAGACAATTTTAAAGCCACCCTGAAGGCTCTTCCCAATAGAGAAGAGGTAACGATGCCCATCCAAGAAAGACTAATCGTTGAACTCTATTCAAAATAATCAAAATCGTCAGTCTGACTGATCGCTAAAAACTCTAATGATGTAAGAAGAGTACAACATAGACGTTTCAGGCGGTAAATTAGAGCAGAGTTTGCGTTACACCAACAGAAACGAAAGACGATAAGTAAAGAAGGAATTCCATGACTCAAGCCGCTGATGAAAAAATTCCATTTCACCGCAATTGGAATGAGCTTATAAAGCCCGAAAAAGTTGAGGTTGATAAGGAGAAGCACACTGATACTTACGGTAAATTCATATGTCAGCCTCTAGAGAGAGGATTTGCCGCAACGATTGGTAATTCACTGCGCCGGATACTTCTTTCTTCTATCCAAGGTGCGGCTATTACCTCAGTGAAAATAGAAGGAGCTCTTCACGAGTTTACCTCGATGAAGGACATTCTTGAGGATGTGAGCGAAATTATTCTCAATCTGAAGTTAGTGAGGCTGAAACTCCTTTCCGCTGAGCCACGTAAGGTTATTATTGAAAAAACTGGTCCGGGTACTGTGTATGCAAAAGACATCAACTCTTCTGGCTATGTTGAGGTAATGAACGGTGATCAAGCTATCTGTACTCTCACAGGGCCAATTAATTTTCATGCTGAATTAACAGTTGAGTGGGGAAAAGGATATCAGCCGGCTGAAAAAATGGATAAAGAAAATCTTTCGATTGGGCAAATTCCTATTGATGCCATTTTCACTCCCATCAAGAAAATCCAATATGTGATATCCCAAGCACGGGTTGGTCAGCAAACTGATTATGACAAGCTTACTCTTGAAATTGAAACTGATGGCAGTCTAAGACCTGAAAACGCACTTGCCTACGCTGCAAAAATTCTCAAAGAGCAGATGTCAATCTTTATTAACTTTGATGAAGAAGGTGCTGAGCCAGATGTTCCCTCTGAGTCCGGGAGAGATAATGAGCCACTTAATCCTTTCCTGGATAAACCGGTTGAGGATCTCGAACTGTCTGTACGGTCTGCCAATTGTTTGAAAAATGCTGATATTAATTTTATTGGTGATTTAGCTCAGAAAACAGATCAGGAAATGTTGAAAACTAAGAACTTTGGCCGGAAGTCTCTTAATGAAATTAAAGCGTTACTCTCTGAAATGGATCTCACTTTAGGTATGAAATTTGATAATTGGGTTCCACCTAGTCATCGTGGTGATAAGGAAGAAAGCAAGGCTTAAAAATTTTAAAAGTAAATGATAGAATTTTACATACCAATATTGATATTGTGTAGAAATTGAGGTTGAGAAATGAGACATAGAAAAGCCGGGAAAAGATTAGGTCGAACCAGTTCACACAGATTAGCGATGTTTAGAAATATGGTTTCATCACTTTTTGAACATGAGCGTATTATTACAACTACTGAAAAGGCAAAAGAGGTTCGACCAATTGCTGAGCGGCTCATAACTCTTGCTAAAAGAGGTGATATGCATGCCCGAAGGCAAGCCTTGGGCTATGTTCGCAGTAAAGCAATAGTTGAAAAGTTGTTTACTGAAATTAAGGACAAATTTGCTGGAAGAAATGGTGGGTATACTCGTATCCTTCAGACAGGTGTAAGAAAAGGGGATGCTGCGGGGATGGCTATCTTTGAACTAGTTGGGTATGAAGAGGTTATAGAGCCTCCTAAAGTAGAAAGCTGAGAGTATATGAAACAGCATGAAAGCTGGAAGGAACGGTAGTTCCTTCCAGCTTTTTTTTTTGTTTAAGCTTGAGATATTGTAAGCGGGAGATAGCTATATGTCAGAAAATAAACAGTTCCCGGATGGGATGGTACCACTTGGCGATACTGTTTTTAATTTTGAATGCCATAAAGGCTTAGAGTGTTTCACCTTGTGTTGTCGAAATGTAGATATGATTTTATATCCATACGACATTATAAGAATGAAGACTGCACTAAATATTGACTCAAGTGAATTTCTTAGAAGGCATACTATTCTTGTCCAGGGAGATAATCCATTTTTCCCTACGGTAAAATTAAAGCTTGCCGACAATGAATCTAAGAGTTGCCCTTTTCTTTCTGACTCTGGGTGCAACGTTTATCCTGATCGGCCAACTGCATGCAGGACTTATCCTTTAGAAAGAGCGGTGGAGAGAAATCGAGAAGATAGATTTGCCCGAGATTTTTATTTTAAAACTTCACATTCCTATTGCTTAGGCCATAGTGAGAAACGAACACACAGCGTGAATAGCTGGATAAGAAATCAAAAATTGTTCGAACATAACCTTATAAACGACTTATGGACAGAAATTGATACACTTTTTTCAACCAACCCATGGAAAGGTGAAGGAGCCGCAGGTGAAAAGCAGCAGCTCGCATTTTTAGTATGTTATAACATTGACGAATTTAGAAGATTTTCTCAAAAGAACAGGCTTATAGGTTATTTTCAACTTGAAAAAGATGTGAGGCGCAATATAGAAAAAGACGATTGTGAGTTATTAAAGTTTGGTTTTGAATGGCTGAAGCTTATTTTTTCCGGAGTAAGCTCGCTAATAAAAAAATAACGGAAAACGTGTAAAGATACATACATCGTTGCATAATACCAGATTTCATGGTACATGACGATGTTCAGTTTTTAGGTTAGAATTAGGAAAATATTTTCCAATCACACACATCTTCGCATTAAGCTGGTGTTGTTCGACATCGAATTGGATGTTGAATGATTACTGAAGATGGAGGATCAAACCAGTAAAGGAGAAAGTATGACAAATGTAACGGTTCGCGATATGTTGCAGGCTGGTGTCCATTTTGGACATCAAACAAGAAGATGGAATCCCAAAATGAAATCCTTTATTTACGGTCCTCGTAACGGGATTTACATTATAAACTTGGACATTACCAAGCGTCTTTTTGAAAAAGCGTATGATTTTATTTCACAAGAAATCAAGCGTGGTGGTACTCTGCTTTTTGTCGGTACCAAGCGACAGGCGCAAGAAATTATAAGGGAAGAAGCACGACGGTGTGGCATGTATTATGTCGATCATCGTTGGCTTGGTGGTATGCTTACTAACTTTCAGACCATTAAAAATAGCATTGATCGATTGAAGTCCATTGAATCGATGCAAGCTGATGGATCGATAAACCGCTTCCCCAAGAAAGAAATCCTTATAATGGAAAAGGAAAGGGTTAAACTTGAGAGAAATGTTGGTGGCATAAAAGATATGCGCAGTCTGCCCTCCGTGATATTCGTTATTGATCCGCGAAAAGAGGATATAGCAGTCAGCGAAGCGGTCAAGCTTGGTATACCTGTTGTTGCTATTACCGATACAAACTGTGATCCCGATGGGATTGATTTCCTCATCCCAGGTAACGATGATGCTATACGATCAATTCGTCTTATTAGTCACCACATAGCCGAGGCGGTTCTCGCTGGACAAGCAATGCGTGACGGCGATGAAGCATCTGAAGATGCAGTTGCCGCAGCAATGGGTGATGCTGGGACAGAGATGGCGGATGCCTCAGATAAGATTGATGAGTAGGACTTAAAATATCGAAGATTCCTGCAGGACAAACTTATCAATTGTCGTTCTTATGAGGGGCTGTCCCAGGACCGCCCCTTTTTCGTATCTGAAGACAGCGATTTTATTTGTGCATGCTTGGGATACTTCGGAGCAAGGGAAGAAACAATAGGAATTTAAAATATTAAAGGAGATTTTCCATGGCCATTACTACGAAGATGGTAAAGGATCTGAGGGATAAAACTCAAGCTGGAATGATGGACTGCAAAAAGGCCCTCGAAAACACCAATGGTGATATGGAAAAGGCTGTAGATTTGCTCAGGCAAAAAGGTCTTGCAGTTGCAGCTAAACGTGCAAATAGAGCCACTAGCGAGGGTGTCGTCGCCACGTACATTCATGCCGGAGGGAAACTCGGAGTTATGGTTGAACTCGGATGTGAAACAGATTTCGTTGCCAAAAACGAAGATTTTCGTGAATTTGCTAAAGATATCGCCATGCATATTGCCGCCGCCAACCCTATCTCGATCAGCAGAGATGAGGTCCCAGCAGCTGTTGTAGCGAGGGAAAAAGATATTTTCGTGCAACAGGCATTAGAGTCAGGTAAGCCTGCAGCGATTGTTGAGAAAATGGTGACCGGCAAAATCGAGAAATTTCTTGCCGAAGTTGCGCTTCTTGAGCAAAATTTTGTGAAAAATCCAGATTTGTCGATTCAGGACCTACTCAATGAGTTGATCGGTAAGATGGGTGAAAATATCTCTATCAAAAGATTTGCTCGATTTCAAGTTGGTACGGAATGAGATAGCTGTACTGCTGACAAGGGTCTCATCATTTCGATGATATAGTTGTTGTTTTCGTCCAAACTTATCTTGAGGAAGCCACAATGACAGGAAAGTTAAAATACCACCGATTGTTATTGAAACTAAGTGGTGAGGCTCTCATGGGCGGAGATTCTTTTGGTATCAACACTCAGGTTCTTGAATTTGTTGCCAGTGAAGTAAAAGAGGTGGTTGCTGCAGGAGCGGAATTGGGTTTGGTGATAGGTGCCGGCAACATCTTCAGAGGAGTAGCCGGGGCAAGTAAGGGCATGGATCGCACAACTGCTGACAATATGGGCATGCTGGCGACTGTTATGAATAGTCTTGCCATGCAAGATGCGCTAGAGAGAATTGGCGTTATCACTAGGGTGATGTCCGCAATACCTATGCAGTCGGTTTCTGAACCTTATATTCGTAGGAGAGCTACTAGGCATCTGGAAAAAGGTCGTGTAGTTATTTTTGCCGCAGGAACTGGTAACCCTTATTTCACCACTGATTCCGCCGGTGTTCTTAGAGCCCTGGAGATTGATGCCGAAATTGTTGTTAAGGCAACCAAAGTTGATGGAGTATATGATCGCGATCCTTTTCTTGATAAAAGCGCAGTTAAGTATGAAAGCCTTACGTACGATGAAGTATTACAGAAAGGATTACGAGTGATGGACGCCGCCGGAATTGCATTGGCAAAGGAAGACAACCTCCCTATTATGGTTCTCAATATGGCGGTTCCAGGGAATATTCTTCGTGTTGCTCAGGGCGAGAATGTCGGTACGCTCATTACCGCTTAAACTTGAGATTGAGCCTTTTTTCTTAATAAAGGAAGGTACCATGAGTGATGTTATTTTTGAAATGGCTGACAAGATGGATAAGAGTCTTGACTCCTTTAAAAAAGAATTGTCAAAGGTGCGTACCGGAAGGGCTTCTCTTGCAATTCTTGATGGAATCCACGTCGAAGCCTATGGTAGCTCTATGCCTCTTAATCAAGTAGGCAGTCTTACTATTCCCGAGAGTAGGCTCATCGTTATACAGCCTTGGGATCCACAAATGTTGCCGGCGATAGAAAAAGCAATCTTGAAATCGGACATAGGGCTTAATCCGATAGGCGATGGCAAGGTTGTTCGTCTGAATATCCCG
It encodes:
- the rpsM gene encoding 30S ribosomal protein S13 — encoded protein: MARIAGIDLPKNKHMDRALTYIHGIGLVTARKILDKVDLPYTMSSDDLGGDDVNRIRKVIEDEYVVEGDRRREVSMDIKRLTDIGCYRGRRHRMGLPCRGQKTKTNARTRKGPRKGAARRK
- the rpsK gene encoding 30S ribosomal protein S11, which codes for MAVAKKRKVKKNIPEGIVFIYSTFNNTIVTISDKQGNVVSWCSAGVLGFKGSRKSTPFAAQNALTDAAKKATDIGMRKVEVKVKGPGPGREAALRALITSGLEVSRIYDVTPVPHNGCKPPKRRRV
- the rpsD gene encoding 30S ribosomal protein S4, producing MARNIGAACRRCRRENLKLFLKGDRCFSDKCSFERRAFGPGQHGQAKFKKQSDYAVQLREKQKVKSMYGMLEGQFRLFFEKAEKQRGVTGENLLVMLERRLDNTVFRVGFASSRNQARQLVRHNHILVNGRKVNIPSFLVSSGDVISLKEKSRANSMIVENFEAVIRRGVPSWLELDKDNFKATLKALPNREEVTMPIQERLIVELYSK
- a CDS encoding DNA-directed RNA polymerase subunit alpha — encoded protein: MTQAADEKIPFHRNWNELIKPEKVEVDKEKHTDTYGKFICQPLERGFAATIGNSLRRILLSSIQGAAITSVKIEGALHEFTSMKDILEDVSEIILNLKLVRLKLLSAEPRKVIIEKTGPGTVYAKDINSSGYVEVMNGDQAICTLTGPINFHAELTVEWGKGYQPAEKMDKENLSIGQIPIDAIFTPIKKIQYVISQARVGQQTDYDKLTLEIETDGSLRPENALAYAAKILKEQMSIFINFDEEGAEPDVPSESGRDNEPLNPFLDKPVEDLELSVRSANCLKNADINFIGDLAQKTDQEMLKTKNFGRKSLNEIKALLSEMDLTLGMKFDNWVPPSHRGDKEESKA
- the rplQ gene encoding 50S ribosomal protein L17, with the translated sequence MRHRKAGKRLGRTSSHRLAMFRNMVSSLFEHERIITTTEKAKEVRPIAERLITLAKRGDMHARRQALGYVRSKAIVEKLFTEIKDKFAGRNGGYTRILQTGVRKGDAAGMAIFELVGYEEVIEPPKVES
- a CDS encoding YkgJ family cysteine cluster protein — protein: MSENKQFPDGMVPLGDTVFNFECHKGLECFTLCCRNVDMILYPYDIIRMKTALNIDSSEFLRRHTILVQGDNPFFPTVKLKLADNESKSCPFLSDSGCNVYPDRPTACRTYPLERAVERNREDRFARDFYFKTSHSYCLGHSEKRTHSVNSWIRNQKLFEHNLINDLWTEIDTLFSTNPWKGEGAAGEKQQLAFLVCYNIDEFRRFSQKNRLIGYFQLEKDVRRNIEKDDCELLKFGFEWLKLIFSGVSSLIKK
- the rpsB gene encoding 30S ribosomal protein S2 translates to MTNVTVRDMLQAGVHFGHQTRRWNPKMKSFIYGPRNGIYIINLDITKRLFEKAYDFISQEIKRGGTLLFVGTKRQAQEIIREEARRCGMYYVDHRWLGGMLTNFQTIKNSIDRLKSIESMQADGSINRFPKKEILIMEKERVKLERNVGGIKDMRSLPSVIFVIDPRKEDIAVSEAVKLGIPVVAITDTNCDPDGIDFLIPGNDDAIRSIRLISHHIAEAVLAGQAMRDGDEASEDAVAAAMGDAGTEMADASDKIDE
- the tsf gene encoding translation elongation factor Ts yields the protein MAITTKMVKDLRDKTQAGMMDCKKALENTNGDMEKAVDLLRQKGLAVAAKRANRATSEGVVATYIHAGGKLGVMVELGCETDFVAKNEDFREFAKDIAMHIAAANPISISRDEVPAAVVAREKDIFVQQALESGKPAAIVEKMVTGKIEKFLAEVALLEQNFVKNPDLSIQDLLNELIGKMGENISIKRFARFQVGTE
- the pyrH gene encoding UMP kinase, with the protein product MTGKLKYHRLLLKLSGEALMGGDSFGINTQVLEFVASEVKEVVAAGAELGLVIGAGNIFRGVAGASKGMDRTTADNMGMLATVMNSLAMQDALERIGVITRVMSAIPMQSVSEPYIRRRATRHLEKGRVVIFAAGTGNPYFTTDSAGVLRALEIDAEIVVKATKVDGVYDRDPFLDKSAVKYESLTYDEVLQKGLRVMDAAGIALAKEDNLPIMVLNMAVPGNILRVAQGENVGTLITA
- the frr gene encoding ribosome recycling factor; translation: MSDVIFEMADKMDKSLDSFKKELSKVRTGRASLAILDGIHVEAYGSSMPLNQVGSLTIPESRLIVIQPWDPQMLPAIEKAILKSDIGLNPIGDGKVVRLNIPQLTQERRKELVKSVKKIAEEFRVTVRNLRREAIDILKKQKKDKEISEDELFKFQDEAQLETDAYIKKIDDATAAKENEVLEV